In Bradyrhizobium lablabi, one DNA window encodes the following:
- a CDS encoding Rieske 2Fe-2S domain-containing protein: protein MTPSIIERLDTALVEDSADGLFRCDRAIFTDAGFFELEMKHLFEGNWVYLAHESQIPNKHDYFATWIGRQPIFIARNKDNELNAFINACSHRGAMLCRYKRGNKSTFTCPFHGWTFSNSGKLLKVKDADGAGYPEQFDNEGSHDLKKVARFESYRGFLFGSLNPDVKPLAEHLGEAAKFIDMMVDQAPDGLEVLRGSSSYIYDGNWKLQAENGADGYHVSSVHWNYIATTSRRNAASDDVKATDLSKMSKLKGGYYSFENGHMVVWSRFADPTTRPAYAYVDQLTAKHGRAKAQWMVENLRNLCLYPNLYLMDQMSSQLRVTRPLAVDKTEVTIYCIAPKSEPAEERARRIRQYEDFFNASGMATPDDLEEFRACQQAYMAKAMRWNDLSRGATHWIEGADEGAQAIDLHPLRSGVKVEDEGLFLVQHGYWSDALRAAALKGDGA, encoded by the coding sequence ATGACACCAAGCATCATTGAACGTCTCGACACAGCATTGGTCGAGGATTCGGCCGACGGTCTGTTTCGTTGTGATCGTGCGATATTTACCGATGCCGGGTTCTTTGAGTTGGAGATGAAGCACCTGTTTGAGGGAAACTGGGTGTATCTAGCGCATGAGAGCCAGATTCCGAACAAGCATGACTATTTCGCAACTTGGATCGGACGACAGCCCATCTTTATCGCCCGCAACAAAGACAACGAGCTCAACGCGTTCATCAATGCCTGCAGTCACCGTGGCGCGATGCTTTGCCGTTACAAGCGTGGCAACAAGTCGACCTTCACCTGCCCGTTCCACGGCTGGACATTCAGCAATTCCGGAAAGTTGCTGAAGGTGAAAGATGCCGACGGCGCCGGTTATCCCGAGCAGTTCGACAACGAAGGCTCGCACGATTTGAAGAAGGTCGCGAGGTTCGAGTCCTATCGCGGCTTCCTGTTCGGAAGCCTCAATCCAGATGTGAAGCCATTGGCCGAACATCTCGGCGAGGCCGCAAAATTCATCGACATGATGGTTGACCAGGCACCCGACGGACTCGAAGTCCTGCGCGGTTCGTCTAGCTACATCTACGACGGCAATTGGAAGCTGCAGGCTGAAAACGGCGCCGATGGCTATCATGTGTCGTCGGTGCATTGGAACTACATTGCCACGACGAGTCGCCGCAATGCGGCATCGGATGACGTCAAGGCGACCGATCTCAGCAAGATGAGCAAGCTGAAGGGTGGTTACTATTCGTTCGAAAACGGGCACATGGTCGTTTGGTCTCGGTTTGCCGACCCAACGACCCGGCCCGCCTACGCGTACGTCGACCAGCTCACGGCAAAGCATGGCCGCGCCAAGGCGCAATGGATGGTCGAGAACCTGCGCAACCTCTGCCTCTATCCAAATCTCTATCTGATGGACCAGATGAGTTCGCAGCTGCGCGTAACCCGCCCGCTGGCGGTGGATAAGACCGAAGTGACGATCTACTGCATCGCGCCCAAGAGCGAGCCGGCAGAGGAGCGGGCGCGCCGCATTCGCCAATACGAAGATTTCTTCAATGCCAGTGGCATGGCGACGCCCGACGATCTCGAGGAATTCCGCGCCTGTCAGCAGGCCTACATGGCCAAGGCGATGCGCTGGAATGACTTGTCACGCGGCGCGACGCACTGGATCGAGGGTGCCGACGAGGGAGCGCAGGCGATCGACCTTCATCCGTTGAGGAGCGGAGTAAAGGTCGAAGACGAAGGTCTTTTCCTTGTCCAGCACGGCTATTGGTCCGACGCGCTCCGGGCGGCAGCGCTCAAGGGAGATGGCGCATGA
- the benB gene encoding benzoate 1,2-dioxygenase small subunit: MSPIPLSGVEAFLYAEARALDDRDWDTWLAFYAPDASFWMPAWDDNDRLVEDPQAEISLIYYARRSGIEDRVFRIKTERSSASTPEPRTSHNISNVEILSRNDSKIDLRFNWLTLSYRYKIVDTYFGVSFYTLEMTGERPLIKAKKVILKNDYIHHVVDVYHI; the protein is encoded by the coding sequence ATGAGCCCGATTCCCTTGTCCGGGGTCGAAGCGTTTCTCTATGCCGAAGCCCGTGCCCTGGACGACCGGGACTGGGACACGTGGCTGGCCTTCTACGCGCCCGACGCGAGCTTCTGGATGCCAGCTTGGGACGACAACGACAGACTCGTCGAAGACCCGCAAGCCGAGATTTCCCTGATCTACTACGCCCGTCGCAGCGGCATCGAGGATCGCGTCTTCCGCATCAAGACCGAACGGTCGAGCGCCAGCACCCCCGAGCCGCGGACGTCGCACAATATATCAAATGTCGAAATCCTCTCCCGGAACGACAGCAAAATCGACCTGCGCTTCAACTGGCTGACGCTCAGTTATCGCTACAAAATCGTCGACACCTATTTCGGAGTTTCCTTCTACACGCTCGAAATGACAGGTGAACGCCCCCTGATCAAAGCCAAAAAGGTGATTCTGAAGAACGACTACATCCACCACGTCGTCGACGTCTATCACATCTGA
- the benC gene encoding benzoate 1,2-dioxygenase electron transfer component BenC has product MPHKIALNFEDGITKFIDSGESESIADAAYRQGINVPLDCTNGVCGTCKAFRQSGEFDPGSYIEDALSDAEAAQGYVLCCQAKAKSDMVIDILASSGACKVKPKDTMAEIVDVKALSAHRIRLSVKPLEGAFPMFLPGQYVNVTAPTETVKRPYSFTSAPGADVATFLIRNVPGGKMSAYMAATAKKGDRLVLNGPFGSFYLRAPRRPILFLAGGTGVGPILSMLEHLAARGANDQPVRLVYGARNDADLVEVERIEALRARIPKFTYDTTCSGPGSCHPLTGHVTDHFSAGALNNGDVDVYLCGPAEMVESGRQHVAKLGLLPANIHFEKFAPASEAIAV; this is encoded by the coding sequence GTGCCGCACAAGATTGCTCTCAATTTTGAAGATGGAATCACCAAGTTCATCGATTCAGGCGAGAGCGAAAGCATCGCCGACGCCGCTTATCGCCAGGGCATCAATGTGCCGCTCGACTGCACCAATGGGGTTTGCGGCACTTGCAAGGCCTTTCGTCAATCGGGTGAGTTCGACCCTGGATCCTATATCGAGGATGCGTTGAGCGATGCGGAAGCGGCCCAAGGCTATGTCCTCTGTTGCCAGGCAAAGGCGAAGAGCGACATGGTGATCGACATCCTGGCTTCCTCCGGCGCGTGCAAAGTGAAGCCCAAGGACACAATGGCCGAGATCGTCGACGTCAAGGCCTTGTCGGCCCACCGCATAAGGCTGTCGGTCAAGCCGCTGGAAGGTGCGTTCCCGATGTTCCTGCCAGGGCAATATGTCAATGTCACCGCTCCGACTGAGACGGTGAAGCGGCCCTATTCCTTCACCTCCGCGCCGGGCGCCGATGTGGCGACCTTCCTGATCCGCAATGTGCCCGGCGGCAAAATGAGCGCCTATATGGCGGCGACGGCCAAGAAGGGTGACAGGCTCGTTCTCAACGGCCCGTTCGGTAGCTTCTACCTTCGTGCGCCGCGACGCCCGATCCTGTTTCTTGCCGGTGGGACCGGCGTCGGGCCGATCCTGTCGATGCTCGAGCATCTGGCTGCGCGGGGTGCTAACGATCAGCCCGTGCGGCTCGTTTACGGCGCGCGCAATGACGCCGATCTTGTCGAGGTCGAACGGATCGAGGCGCTCAGAGCGCGGATTCCGAAATTCACCTATGACACCACCTGTTCGGGCCCTGGGAGCTGTCATCCGCTGACCGGCCATGTGACGGATCATTTCAGCGCCGGCGCGCTGAATAACGGCGACGTGGACGTTTATCTGTGCGGGCCGGCAGAGATGGTCGAGAGCGGGCGACAGCATGTTGCGAAGCTCGGTCTATTGCCCGCAAACATTCATTTCGAAAAGTTCGCTCCTGCGAGCGAGGCCATCGCAGTATGA
- a CDS encoding SgcJ/EcaC family oxidoreductase — protein sequence MKEANVIIARRRMIMNVLVFALFAVAVVIPPALADKREDAYAGVERWSEAFNSGDVEQIVRMYTNDALVLGTLSPGMTSKHDDLRAYFKAAAAAQFKVKLRDHSAVALAEDAVAIAGFYDFSRPAADAQPVVVPARFSFVMVKKDGIWKIAHQHSSVRPKSPQ from the coding sequence GTGAAGGAGGCCAATGTGATCATTGCGCGGCGTCGAATGATTATGAATGTTCTTGTTTTCGCGTTGTTCGCGGTCGCTGTAGTGATCCCGCCGGCACTTGCTGATAAACGAGAGGATGCCTACGCGGGCGTCGAACGTTGGTCAGAGGCATTCAACTCTGGGGACGTCGAACAAATAGTTCGCATGTATACGAATGATGCGCTAGTACTCGGTACACTTAGCCCCGGCATGACTTCAAAGCACGATGATCTTCGTGCTTATTTCAAGGCGGCTGCAGCCGCACAATTTAAGGTGAAGCTCCGCGACCATTCTGCTGTTGCCCTTGCAGAAGATGCTGTTGCGATCGCTGGATTTTACGATTTCTCAAGACCGGCGGCGGACGCCCAACCTGTTGTTGTCCCTGCACGCTTTAGTTTCGTCATGGTCAAAAAAGACGGCATTTGGAAGATCGCTCATCAACATTCTTCGGTGCGGCCGAAATCGCCTCAATAA
- a CDS encoding alpha/beta fold hydrolase, whose protein sequence is MNANRLIEQWRQQGRILEVEGANTVLWRMGQGETVICVHGVPTSGFLYRKLLPELASRGLEGVTLDLPGLGLADRPADFDYSWSGFATWYLKAIGTAGIRNFHLVVHDIGGPIGFDIIRRVPDRIKSLTVLNTLVNVSQFRRPWVMEPFAWPVVGRLWLQSARTPMFYVLNKTFGTRNINRAESAAYAQLLLGPDSGLAFLQIMRSFERTPTFEHGIKAALKARKFPAQIIWGKDDPALRMKKYAPHLLKALDLESYEVVYGKHFLQEDSSPAIASSIARLISAR, encoded by the coding sequence ATGAACGCTAATCGGTTAATCGAACAATGGAGGCAGCAGGGCCGTATTCTCGAGGTCGAAGGGGCGAACACGGTCTTGTGGCGGATGGGCCAGGGAGAGACCGTTATTTGCGTTCATGGGGTTCCCACTTCTGGCTTTCTTTATCGAAAGCTTCTACCGGAATTGGCCAGCCGTGGGCTTGAGGGGGTCACTCTTGATTTGCCGGGATTGGGTCTTGCCGATCGGCCGGCCGATTTCGACTACAGCTGGAGCGGGTTCGCCACGTGGTATCTGAAAGCTATCGGCACGGCAGGCATAAGAAATTTTCATTTAGTGGTTCACGACATAGGAGGCCCTATCGGCTTTGATATCATCCGGCGCGTTCCCGATAGAATTAAGTCGCTCACGGTTCTCAATACGCTCGTCAATGTGAGCCAATTCCGGCGGCCGTGGGTCATGGAGCCTTTTGCTTGGCCGGTTGTCGGGCGGCTCTGGCTACAATCCGCGCGAACTCCGATGTTTTATGTTCTCAATAAAACGTTCGGCACGCGCAACATCAACAGAGCAGAGTCCGCTGCTTATGCCCAGCTTCTCTTGGGGCCAGATAGCGGACTAGCGTTCCTCCAGATTATGCGGAGCTTCGAACGGACCCCCACTTTTGAGCACGGCATCAAGGCCGCTCTGAAGGCGCGAAAATTCCCGGCCCAGATCATTTGGGGCAAGGATGATCCAGCTTTGAGAATGAAAAAATACGCACCTCATTTGCTGAAGGCTTTGGATCTCGAAAGCTACGAGGTGGTTTACGGAAAACATTTTTTGCAGGAAGACTCTTCCCCCGCGATTGCGTCCTCAATCGCCAGATTGATCAGCGCGCGTTGA
- a CDS encoding YybH family protein codes for MRAYQIVPIIVIALALPASAQQSDRSLRHQIESVVSSYAENFNKQNASGIAGLYTKDGVLVSPAGPEKSVEQYYQNAFKTGFNHQDIALEDVSSLGPDAAISMGEVRISGRSQNGSVLEANGRWTAVEVREGGAWKIRLLTAFPTGQAPTAVPSSGAPK; via the coding sequence ATGCGCGCATATCAGATTGTGCCAATCATCGTGATCGCTCTCGCACTCCCTGCATCGGCACAGCAGAGCGATCGATCCTTGCGGCACCAGATTGAGTCGGTGGTCTCATCGTACGCCGAGAATTTCAACAAACAGAATGCATCCGGTATTGCAGGTCTGTACACAAAGGATGGGGTGCTAGTTAGTCCTGCAGGCCCAGAGAAATCTGTCGAACAGTATTACCAAAATGCATTCAAAACCGGGTTCAATCATCAAGATATAGCTCTCGAGGATGTTTCGTCTCTCGGACCCGATGCCGCGATATCGATGGGTGAAGTTCGCATTAGCGGTCGAAGCCAGAATGGTTCCGTTCTTGAGGCGAACGGCCGTTGGACCGCGGTAGAGGTTCGTGAAGGAGGCGCTTGGAAGATCCGGTTGCTGACTGCCTTCCCGACAGGGCAAGCACCGACTGCCGTGCCATCTTCGGGAGCTCCGAAATAA
- a CDS encoding ATP-binding protein: MTLLSRLFVLVAVALLPAIAIQVHNEFDLRRARQVEVQNQALSLAKLAAAEQQQIVQGIRQVLIAMSELPSIKARDSQACDAYLAAIQQRFPAFIRFLVTDLNGRSFCNTNSDHRPINIAARRYFANIVKTGQFTVGEYSKGLATDRNIVQFALPFYGDDGRMAGVIVAGLGLDWLADYIARKGVPEGAALAITDRNGTYLARYPDNDRFVGTKMPGDKYLKMDDRGAVDILDIDGVERIEGYSALRADSGGLVVSFGIDKARAFTEIQNRTQRGILLIALSTSLVLVLTSLGARQFIHRPLGQLVDAANQWRLGEYARRVDIRGKSEIARVADAFNTMADALEHREQELSEAKERAEEAAARITTIFESTTDSVAIVDRDWRVSYLNGRAWTLIAGRPDPIGAKLWEAFEDAADTEIFSQLREAMSDQRPASFEAQCPRRGVWYAFNAFPSSEGLAVYFRDITEHKHAVEARRLMQEQLHQSQKMESVGQLTGGIAHDFNNLLMVVSGNLELIEEAADNGRVRQFVTAARRAADRGAKLTSQLLAFSRRQRLSPTLVNANELISEFQGLIRQAVGGACEVQLLTDGPLWLCHVDQSLLETALLNLALNGRDAMPDGGVLKIETRNVVLDKGAVAECLPGSYVKVSVTDTGCGMPPEIRDRVFEPFFTTKEVGKGTGLGLSMVYGFVRQSGGYVAVESAPGAGTTVALYLPKATQEPDAEVEAIQKQAIPGGSERILVVDDNEDLLKVTSANLTALGYRVLCARNGAEAIQIFKSGQEIDLLFSDVVMPNGMNGVELAREARRLSKGIKILLTSGYAGDVLERHGAVDEFPIIDKPFRLADLARRLRSILHEA, encoded by the coding sequence GTGACCCTCTTATCGCGCCTGTTCGTGTTGGTGGCTGTCGCGCTACTTCCTGCGATTGCGATCCAAGTGCACAATGAATTCGACCTGCGCCGCGCGCGCCAAGTCGAAGTGCAGAATCAGGCGCTCAGCCTGGCCAAGCTCGCCGCGGCAGAACAGCAGCAGATCGTCCAGGGAATTCGTCAGGTCCTGATCGCAATGTCGGAACTGCCGTCGATAAAAGCGAGGGACAGCCAGGCATGCGATGCTTACTTGGCTGCGATACAGCAGCGATTTCCGGCGTTCATCAGGTTTCTCGTCACCGACTTGAATGGCCGGTCCTTCTGCAACACGAACAGCGACCATCGGCCAATCAACATCGCTGCGCGGCGCTACTTTGCCAACATTGTGAAGACCGGCCAATTCACGGTAGGAGAATACTCGAAAGGTCTGGCAACCGACCGGAACATCGTTCAGTTTGCGTTGCCGTTCTACGGCGACGATGGCCGCATGGCCGGCGTCATTGTGGCGGGTCTTGGCCTCGATTGGCTCGCCGACTACATCGCTCGAAAGGGTGTTCCGGAAGGAGCCGCGCTCGCCATCACGGACCGCAACGGCACTTATCTCGCCCGCTACCCCGATAACGACCGGTTCGTCGGCACAAAGATGCCCGGTGACAAATACCTGAAAATGGATGACCGCGGCGCGGTCGATATCCTCGACATCGATGGCGTGGAGCGGATCGAAGGCTACTCGGCCTTGCGGGCTGATTCCGGGGGACTTGTCGTCAGCTTTGGCATCGACAAGGCGCGGGCCTTCACTGAGATCCAAAATCGCACGCAACGCGGCATCCTCCTGATCGCCCTGAGCACCTCGCTCGTGTTAGTTTTGACATCGTTGGGCGCCCGGCAGTTCATCCATCGCCCGCTTGGCCAATTGGTCGACGCCGCGAACCAGTGGCGGCTCGGCGAATATGCCCGTCGCGTGGACATCCGTGGAAAATCCGAAATCGCGCGGGTCGCCGACGCGTTCAACACCATGGCCGATGCGCTGGAGCACCGCGAACAAGAATTGTCCGAGGCGAAGGAGAGAGCCGAGGAAGCCGCAGCTCGGATCACGACGATCTTTGAGAGCACGACCGACAGCGTGGCCATCGTCGATCGAGACTGGCGCGTCAGCTACCTTAATGGGCGGGCCTGGACGCTGATAGCCGGACGGCCCGATCCGATCGGTGCGAAACTATGGGAAGCCTTCGAGGATGCCGCCGACACCGAGATTTTCAGCCAACTTCGAGAAGCCATGTCGGACCAGCGCCCGGCCTCGTTCGAAGCGCAATGTCCTCGCCGCGGTGTCTGGTACGCGTTCAATGCGTTCCCCTCCAGTGAAGGCCTGGCGGTCTACTTCCGAGACATCACCGAGCATAAGCACGCCGTGGAAGCGCGCCGCCTCATGCAGGAGCAGCTTCACCAGAGCCAGAAGATGGAGTCGGTCGGCCAGCTCACGGGCGGCATCGCGCACGATTTCAACAACCTGCTGATGGTGGTCTCCGGGAACCTCGAACTCATCGAGGAAGCTGCGGATAATGGCAGGGTCCGTCAGTTCGTCACGGCTGCACGGCGTGCCGCTGATCGGGGAGCAAAGTTAACGTCGCAGCTTCTCGCCTTTTCGCGGCGGCAGAGACTGAGTCCAACACTGGTCAACGCAAACGAGCTGATTTCTGAATTCCAGGGGCTCATCCGCCAGGCAGTCGGAGGAGCATGCGAGGTCCAGCTGCTGACCGATGGGCCACTCTGGCTGTGCCACGTCGACCAGTCACTGCTGGAGACCGCTCTCCTCAACCTGGCCCTGAACGGGCGCGATGCCATGCCGGACGGCGGCGTACTCAAGATCGAGACGCGGAACGTCGTGCTGGATAAGGGAGCCGTGGCCGAGTGCTTGCCCGGATCGTATGTAAAGGTGTCCGTCACGGACACCGGCTGCGGGATGCCTCCCGAAATACGGGATCGGGTTTTTGAGCCCTTCTTCACAACCAAGGAGGTCGGCAAGGGTACCGGGCTCGGTCTCAGCATGGTCTATGGCTTTGTCCGACAATCCGGGGGGTACGTTGCTGTCGAAAGCGCGCCCGGCGCCGGAACAACGGTCGCCCTGTACCTGCCCAAAGCTACGCAAGAGCCTGATGCCGAGGTGGAAGCTATCCAAAAGCAGGCCATCCCGGGAGGCTCGGAGCGAATCCTCGTGGTTGATGACAATGAGGATCTCCTGAAAGTCACATCGGCAAATCTAACCGCGCTCGGCTATCGGGTTCTTTGTGCCCGGAATGGTGCGGAAGCTATCCAGATTTTCAAGAGTGGCCAGGAAATCGATCTCTTGTTTAGCGACGTCGTGATGCCAAACGGAATGAACGGTGTTGAGCTTGCCCGCGAAGCAAGGCGGCTGAGCAAGGGCATCAAGATCCTACTCACCTCAGGCTACGCGGGGGACGTGCTGGAGCGACATGGAGCGGTAGACGAGTTTCCGATCATTGACAAACCGTTCCGCCTCGCAGACTTGGCGCGGCGTCTGCGGTCAATCCTGCACGAGGCGTAA
- a CDS encoding response regulator, whose translation MPGEPDEVGHILVVDDDAMVRQTITNYLEEHNVPAASVSSRQDLSRHLKKAHPSLILLDLRLGQEDGLEVLKEIRSHSHVPIIIMTGHSREEVDRIVGLELGADDYLAKPFGLREMLARVRAVLRRHEMGRAAPARDPERGGYRFNGWSLERRTRRLVNPDGAPVLLTKSEYALLLAFLEAPQRPLTREMLLQATRVHEDIFDRSIDVQVLRLRRKLGIDPKAPRVIETERGVGYIFTAIVEPF comes from the coding sequence ATGCCCGGCGAACCCGACGAGGTGGGCCACATACTTGTGGTCGATGACGACGCGATGGTGCGGCAGACGATCACCAATTATTTGGAGGAACACAATGTGCCGGCGGCTTCCGTGTCGTCCCGGCAGGACTTGAGCCGCCATCTCAAAAAGGCGCATCCTAGCCTGATCCTTCTCGATCTGCGGCTCGGCCAAGAGGACGGCCTGGAAGTCTTGAAAGAGATCAGGTCCCATTCACACGTTCCTATCATCATCATGACAGGCCACAGCCGAGAGGAGGTGGACCGCATTGTGGGTCTCGAACTCGGTGCGGACGACTACTTAGCAAAGCCGTTCGGCCTCAGGGAAATGCTGGCGCGTGTCCGCGCCGTCTTGCGGCGACACGAAATGGGCCGCGCAGCGCCAGCCCGCGACCCGGAGAGAGGCGGGTACCGGTTTAACGGCTGGTCGCTTGAACGTCGCACCCGTCGCCTCGTCAATCCGGACGGCGCGCCGGTCTTGCTGACCAAAAGCGAATATGCCTTGCTGCTCGCGTTTCTCGAAGCGCCGCAACGGCCGCTCACGCGGGAGATGCTTCTTCAAGCAACGCGAGTCCACGAGGACATTTTCGACCGAAGCATTGATGTCCAGGTTTTGCGTCTGCGACGCAAGCTCGGGATCGACCCGAAAGCGCCACGTGTAATTGAGACGGAGCGCGGCGTTGGCTATATCTTTACGGCCATAGTCGAGCCGTTTTGA